One part of the Arabidopsis thaliana chromosome 4, partial sequence genome encodes these proteins:
- a CDS encoding Disease resistance protein (TIR-NBS-LRR class) family (Disease resistance protein (TIR-NBS-LRR class) family; FUNCTIONS IN: transmembrane receptor activity, ATP binding; INVOLVED IN: signal transduction, apoptosis, defense response, innate immune response; LOCATED IN: intrinsic to membrane; EXPRESSED IN: 22 plant structures; EXPRESSED DURING: 13 growth stages; CONTAINS InterPro DOMAIN/s: NB-ARC (InterPro:IPR002182), Leucine-rich repeat (InterPro:IPR001611), Toll-Interleukin receptor (InterPro:IPR000157), Disease resistance protein (InterPro:IPR000767); BEST Arabidopsis thaliana protein match is: Disease resistance protein (TIR-NBS-LRR class) (TAIR:AT4G19510.1); Has 31049 Blast hits to 21052 proteins in 960 species: Archae - 20; Bacteria - 2553; Metazoa - 5096; Fungi - 331; Plants - 21936; Viruses - 4; Other Eukaryotes - 1109 (source: NCBI BLink).), translated as MESSSPSSAEFDVFLSFRGFDTRNNFTGHLQKALRLRGIDSFIDDRLRRGDNLTALFDRIEKSKIAIIVFSTNYANSAWCLRELVKILECRNSNQQLVVPIFYKVDKSDVEKQRNSFAVPFKLPELTFPGVTPEEISSWKAALASASNILGYVVKEISTSEAKLVDEIAVDTFKKLNDLAPSGNEGLVGIESRLKNLEKLLSWEDLDTVHIIGIVGMVGIGKTTLADCLYGRMRGQFDGSCFLTNIRENSGRSGLESLLQKLFSTVLNDRDLEIGAPGNAHERFERRLKSKRLLIVLDDVNDEKQIRYLMGHCKWYQGGSRIIITTRDSKLIETIKGRKYVLPKLNDREALKLFSLNAFSNSFPLKEFEGLTNMVLDYAKGHPLALKVLGSDLCERDDLYWEAKLDRLKSRSHGDIYEVLETSYEELTTEQKNVFLDIACFFRSENVDYVTSLLNSHGVDVSGVVKDLVDKCLITLSDNRIEMHDMLQTMAKEISLKVETIGIRDCRWLSRHGNQCQWHIRLWDSEDICDLLTEGLGTDKIRGIFLDTSKLRAMRLSAKAFQGMYNLKYLKIYDSHCSRGCEAEFKLHLRRGLSFLPNELTYLHWHGYPLQSIPLDFDPKNLVDLKLPHSQLEEIWDDEKDVGMLKWVDLSHSINLRQCLGLANAHNLERLNLEGCTSLKKLPSTINCLEKLIYLNLRDCTSLRSLPKGIKTQSLQTLILSGCSSLKKFPLISENVEVLLLDGTVIKSLPESIQTFRRLALLNLKNCKKLKHLSSDLYKLKCLQELILSGCSQLEVFPEIKEDMESLEILLMDDTSITEMPKMMHLSNIKTFSLCGTSSHVSVSMFFMPPTLGCSRLTDLYLSRCSLYKLPDNIGGLSSLQSLCLSGNNIENLPESFNQLNNLKWFDLKFCKMLKSLPVLPQNLQYLDAHECESLETLANPLTPLTVGERIHSMFIFSNCYKLNQDAQASLVGHARIKSQLMANASAKRYYRGFVPEPLVGICYPATEIPSWFCHQRLGRSLEIPLPPHWCDINFVGLALSVVVSFKDYEDSAKRFSVKCCGNFENKDSSFTRFDFTLAGWNEPCGSLSHESRKLTSDHVFMGYNSCFLVKNVHGESNSCCYTKASFEFYVTDDETRKKIETCEVIKCGMSLMYVPEDDDCMLLKKTNIVQLSLKSGPSCSYDLDDVMDDVRPKRGLCQFVGGEEPGCKRRKEEKITVR; from the exons ATGgaatcatcttctccatcttcagcAGAGTTCGATGTGTTTCTCAGTTTCAGAGGCTTTGACACACGCAACAACTTCACCGGTCATCTCCAAAAAGCACTTCGTCTAAGAGGAATCGACTCATTCATCGACGACAGACTCCGTCGAGGAGACAATCTCACTGCGCTTTTCGATAGAATCGAGAAATCCAAGATTGCAATCATCGTCTTCTCCACGAACTATGCAAATTCTGCGTGGTGTCTTCGAGAGTTAGTGAAGATCCTCGAATGTAGGAACAGCAACCAACAGCTAGTGGTACCAATCTTCTACAAAGTTGACAAATCGGACGTcgagaaacagaggaatagTTTTGCGGTGCCGTTCAAGTTACCAGAATTGACTTTTCCCGGAGTTACGCCGGAAGAAATTTCATCGTGGAAGGCTGCTCTTGCCTCAGCATCCAACATCCTAGGTTATGTAGTCAAGGAAATTAG CACGTCTGAGGCCAAACTTGTTGATGAAATAGCCGTTGACACATTCAAGAAGTTGAATGATTTGGCTCCAAGCGGGAACGAAGGTCTCGTGGGGATAGAATCGCGTCTGAAGAATCTTGAAAAGTTGTTATCATGGGAGGATTTGGATACCGTTCATATCATAGGCATTGTTGGAATGGTTGGGATTGGGAAAACGACTCTTGCTGATTGTTTGTATGGACGTATGCGTGGTCAGTTCGACGGTAGCTGCTTCCTTACTAATATCCGCGAAAATTCAGGTAGAAGCGGGTTAGAATCTTTGCTGCAGAAACTCTTTTCCACTGTACTTAATGATAGAGATTTGGAGATTGGAGCTCCTGGAAATGCACATGAGAGATTTGAGCGGCGGCTTAAGAGCAAGAGGCTACTTATTGTGCTTGATGATGTGAATGATGAAAAGCAAATCAGATATCTTATGGGGCATTGCAAATGGTATCAAGGAGGAAGTAGAATTATCATTACTACTAGAGATAGTAAACTGATTGAGACGATCAAAGGCCGAAAATACGTGCTCCCGAAATTGAATGATAGAGAAGCCTTGAAGCTCTTTAGCTTGAATGCTTTTAGTAACTCTTTCCCTTTGAAAGAGTTCGAAGGTTTGACAAATATGGTTCTTGATTACGCTAAAGGCCACCCTTTGGCTCTTAAGGTGTTAGGATCTGATCTTTGTGAGAGGGATGATCTGTACTGGGAAGCTAAACTGGATAGACTGAAAAGTAGATCACATGGAGATATCTACGAAGTTCTAGAAACAAGCTATGAGGAGCTTACCACTGAACAGAAGAATGTTTTTCTGGATATTGCATGTTTCTTCAGATCAGAGAATGTGGATTACGTGACAAGCCTTCTCAACAGTCATGGTGTGGACGTCTCTGGCGTGGTAAAGGATCTCGTTGACAAATGTCTGATCACTCTTTCTGATAATCGCATCGAGATGCATGACATGTTGCAAACGATGGCCAAGGAGATTAGTTTAAAAGTAGAAACAATAGGTATAAGAGACTGTAGGTGGCTATCACGACATGGTAACCAGTGCCAATGGCATATCAGATTATGGGACAGTGAAGATATTTGTGACCTGCTAACCGAAGGCCTG GGAACTGATAAGATAAGAGGCATTTTTCTCGACACATCAAAACTAAGAGCAATGCGTCTAAGTGCCAAAGCCTTCCAAGGGATGTACAATctcaaatacttgaaaatttATGATTCTCATTGTTCCCGTGGATGCGAAGCAGAGTTTAAACTACACTTGCGGAGGGGACTTAGTTTCCTTCCTAACGAGCTTACATATCTACACTGGCATGGTTATCCACTACAGAGTATCCCTCTAGACTTTGACCCTAAGAATCTTGTAGACCTTAAATTGCCACATAGTCAATTAGAAGAAATTTGGGATGATGAAAAG GATGTTGGAATGCTCAAATGGGTCGACCTTAGTCATTCTATAAATTTACGTCAGTGTTTGGGTTTGGCTAATGCTCATAATCTTGAGAGGTTGAATCTAGAAGGATGTACAAGTTTGAAAAAATTGCCGTCAACGATAAATTGTTTGGAGAAGCTTATATACCTCAATCTCAGGGATTGCACAAGCCTTAGGAGTCTTCCAAAAGGAATCAAAACTCAATCCTTGCAAACTCTTATTCTCAGTGGCTGCTCCAGCTTAAAGAAATTCCCACTGATCTCGGAAAATGTTGAAGTTCTACTTTTAGATGGCACTGTTATAAAGAGCCTTCCCGAATCCATTCAAACCTTTAGAAGACTTGCTTTGCTGAATCTGAAGAACTGCAAAAAGCTGAAGCATCTTTCTTCTGATCTTTATAAGCTGAAATGTCTTCAAGAGCTAATACTCTCAGGTTGCTCACAACTAGAGGTTTTTCCAGAAATTAAGGAAGACATGGAATCTTTGGAGATTTTACTTATGGATGATACATCCATCACAGAGATGCCAAAGATGATGCATTTGAGCAATATCAAGACATTTTCGTTATGTGGTACAAGCAGTCACGTTTCTGTTAGTATGTTCTTCATGCCACCTACATTGGGCTGCTCTCGGTTAACAGATCTTTACCTCTCAAGATGCAGTCTCTACAAACTCCCAGATAATATCGGTGGCCTATCCTCTTTGCAGTCTTTATGCTTAAGCGGAAACAACATCGAGAATCTTCCAGAAAGCTTCAACCAACTTAACAATCTGAAATGGTTTGATCTTAAGTTTTGCAAAATGCTCAAGTCTCTACCAGTCCTTCCACAAAACCTGCAGTATCTGGATGCACACGAATGCGAGTCACTTGAAACTTTGGCAAATCCATTGACGCCTTTGACAGTAGGAGAGAGAATCCATTCTATGTTCATCTTTAGCAACTGTTACAAACTGAACCAAGACGCACAAGCGAGTCTCGTGGGTCATGCTCGAATCAAAAGTCAGTTAATGGCTAATGCTTCTGCAAAACGTTATTATCGG GGATTTGTTCCGGAGCCTCTGGTTGGTATCTGTTACCCGGCCACTGAAATACCGAGTTGGTTCTGCCACCAAAGACTAGGACGTTCACTAGAAATCCCATTGCCTCCGCACTGGTGTGATATTAACTTTGTTGGACTTGCGTTATCTGTAGTTGTCTCATTCAAGGACTATGAAGACAGTGCGAAACGTTTCTCGGTAAAGTGTTGTGGCAACTTCGAGAACAAAGACAGTTCCTTCACGAGATTTGATTTCACTCTCGCAGGCTGGAACGAACCATGTGGATCCCTTAGCCATGAATCAAGAAAGCTCACTTCTGACCACGTTTTCATGGGATACAACAGTTGTTTTCTCGTCAAAAATGTCCATGGAGAGAGTAACAGCTGTTGCTACACAAAGGCTTCGTTCGAATTCTATGTGACAGATGAtgaaacaaggaagaagatagaaaCTTGTGAAGTGATAAAATGTGGGATGAGTTTAATGTATGTTcctgaagatgatgattgtATGTTGCTAAAGAAGACAAATATAGTTCAGCTGAGTTTGAAGAGCGGACCAAGTTGTTCCTACGATCTTGATGATGTTATGGATGACGTTAGACCCAAGAGAGGACTTTGCCAGTTTGTTGGTGGTGAAGAACCAGGTTGTAAGAGAaggaaggaggagaagatCACAGTGAGATAG